Proteins from a genomic interval of Paenibacillus sp. FSL R5-0623:
- a CDS encoding DMT family transporter, with amino-acid sequence MRGIIFALLGGACITLQGVANTRISTDMGTWQAATITQLTGFILAALILMFVRDTNLQGLKQVKPMYLAGGAFGAVIIFSEVTAIQQIGVTFTISALLIAQLFLTFLVDSNGWFGVVKQKMKLPQFLGIALMVTGVIIMKL; translated from the coding sequence ATGAGAGGAATTATTTTTGCATTACTGGGCGGCGCGTGTATCACGCTCCAAGGGGTTGCCAATACTCGGATTAGCACCGACATGGGCACATGGCAGGCCGCTACGATTACACAACTGACAGGATTCATCTTAGCGGCGCTGATCCTAATGTTTGTTAGAGACACCAACCTTCAAGGACTCAAACAAGTAAAACCTATGTACTTGGCTGGAGGTGCTTTTGGCGCCGTCATTATTTTCAGCGAAGTGACGGCCATTCAGCAAATCGGGGTTACATTCACGATCTCGGCTCTGCTCATTGCCCAGTTGTTCCTGACTTTTCTGGTGGATAGTAACGGATGGTTCGGTGTCGTGAAACAAAAGATGAAACTGCCGCAATTTCTGGGCATTGCCTTAATGGTGACTGGAGTCATTATTATGAAACTATAG
- a CDS encoding Nif3-like dinuclear metal center hexameric protein, producing the protein MDLTVQDVVLHLTDNIELPENTVDQLITGSLDRKVKGIIIAFMPTHYVIEQAIQQGANLIIAHESPFYNHHSHTDWLANDSVYADKRKLIDEAGISIYRCHDIIHRFQPDGITEGLIRALGWSSYVEQRLAEADILSFPEGSTAQAIAHHVKSSLGIDYVRVAGNAEIVCRRAAVLVGFRGNGHVTIPLIQNEQLDLIIAGEGFEWETPEYIRDAVQQGKSQALIMMGHAESEAPGMKLLADRLAERFPELSVRFVGEKPVYTVI; encoded by the coding sequence ATGGATCTTACTGTTCAAGACGTTGTACTTCATCTCACAGATAACATTGAATTGCCAGAAAACACGGTAGATCAGCTCATTACGGGCTCACTTGATCGTAAGGTCAAAGGCATTATCATTGCTTTTATGCCCACACATTATGTTATTGAACAAGCCATACAGCAAGGTGCGAACTTGATCATTGCGCATGAATCCCCCTTCTACAACCATCACAGTCATACGGATTGGCTTGCAAATGATTCGGTTTATGCGGACAAAAGAAAGTTGATCGACGAAGCAGGCATTTCCATCTATCGATGTCATGATATCATCCACCGCTTCCAACCGGATGGCATTACTGAAGGATTGATTCGGGCATTGGGGTGGTCCTCTTATGTGGAACAAAGACTAGCGGAAGCAGACATTCTTTCTTTTCCGGAAGGAAGCACCGCCCAAGCTATTGCTCACCATGTGAAAAGTTCCCTGGGCATCGATTATGTACGCGTTGCAGGCAATGCGGAAATAGTCTGTAGACGCGCAGCGGTACTGGTAGGTTTTCGTGGTAATGGACATGTGACGATTCCCTTGATTCAGAATGAGCAATTGGATCTCATCATCGCTGGAGAAGGATTCGAATGGGAGACACCGGAATATATCCGTGATGCTGTGCAACAAGGCAAGTCCCAGGCACTGATCATGATGGGACATGCCGAGAGCGAAGCTCCGGGAATGAAGCTATTGGCAGACAGGTTGGCAGAACGTTTTCCTGAACTGTCTGTTCGTTTTGTAGGCGAGAAGCCTGTGTACACTGTGATCTGA
- a CDS encoding biliverdin-producing heme oxygenase, with translation MTATIMERLKSETAHYHRQVEQNPYAKAIMNQTVTIEEYRTYLEKFYGFLKPLEDQAVQQPFWESTGLDIEIRGKAGLLEKDLRNLGASEEEITQLPLCEELPDISTPARLFGYLYVIEGSTNGGQIMTKRLSQFLPIEADRGLEYFNAYGSETRTRWSEFTGLLQQSISIPEDHDNMVHSASETFRLLDHWINTDK, from the coding sequence ATGACAGCAACTATTATGGAACGTCTGAAGAGCGAGACAGCTCATTATCACAGACAAGTAGAACAGAACCCTTATGCAAAAGCCATTATGAATCAAACCGTGACTATAGAAGAATATAGAACATATTTAGAGAAATTTTATGGATTCCTGAAACCGCTGGAGGATCAGGCTGTACAGCAGCCTTTCTGGGAAAGTACGGGACTGGATATCGAGATTAGAGGCAAGGCTGGACTGTTGGAAAAAGATTTACGAAATCTGGGTGCAAGTGAAGAAGAGATCACTCAACTTCCGCTCTGTGAAGAATTGCCGGATATTTCAACACCTGCCCGTTTGTTCGGATATCTGTATGTAATTGAGGGGTCCACGAATGGTGGACAGATTATGACCAAACGTTTGTCGCAGTTCCTGCCGATTGAGGCCGATCGTGGATTGGAATATTTCAACGCCTACGGCTCAGAGACAAGAACAAGATGGAGCGAGTTTACAGGTTTGCTGCAGCAGTCTATCAGCATCCCAGAAGATCATGACAACATGGTACACAGTGCATCAGAGACATTCCGTCTATTGGATCACTGGATTAATACGGACAAGTAA
- a CDS encoding TerB N-terminal domain-containing protein yields MKDNSRQLEFMEIDLSEEPETAAVPVPDRSTIVQSAHDTMQHRGGILSSENRFVEEAKRWAEMEGDVSPWVPFMSYWPTYGVMNDAQRKWYMFWRKEVRQGRYPDTDLSYLFVHIYELLNGIGWQNPQDGYDQLKQLWVNYRERLPQLNIYMQEWMVDYVLVHQMEMSLSEVMGLSGGYLPAEMLDRELQRILQDKVSDISLNMLQRYYDYDITLSKFYRDGGKEVMEQYIPRVMALVDSYLERTRLVGLLPECDPNDERTMERILFRKAVYDDSIYGRSVSFRYMPIGEQAEFVQMVTRIYRCTENKLRELLGFRGRLRGQTLEPELANLIERYLDKTYAIEQAESVEQPVIRIDSEKLASLQQESEYVRLALTIEDEHPSEVKDEEDNNANVTSNPFDVLEARNEITPTEGSMESEPSAVEIATGAQVESIRLQWDESTEADLDEEWLLFAQELSPQQVQTIHVLLGANSDTELMRLAEQYGTMPTLLLDEINDVAMETIGDLLIDGDRIVPDYIDVFEHVKR; encoded by the coding sequence ATGAAAGACAACTCAAGACAATTGGAATTTATGGAGATAGATCTGAGTGAAGAACCTGAAACAGCAGCAGTGCCGGTTCCTGATCGTTCAACCATTGTGCAGTCTGCACATGATACGATGCAGCATCGTGGAGGCATATTGTCCTCAGAGAACCGTTTTGTAGAGGAAGCAAAGCGGTGGGCAGAGATGGAGGGGGATGTATCCCCGTGGGTTCCCTTTATGAGTTACTGGCCAACGTATGGCGTGATGAATGATGCCCAGCGCAAGTGGTATATGTTTTGGAGGAAGGAAGTACGTCAGGGGAGATACCCGGATACCGATCTGTCCTATCTATTTGTTCATATCTACGAGTTACTTAACGGCATTGGCTGGCAGAATCCTCAGGATGGTTATGATCAATTGAAGCAGCTATGGGTGAACTACCGTGAACGGCTGCCCCAATTAAATATATATATGCAAGAGTGGATGGTCGATTATGTGCTGGTCCATCAGATGGAGATGTCCTTATCCGAGGTTATGGGCCTTTCAGGCGGATACCTGCCAGCAGAGATGCTAGATAGGGAGTTGCAACGTATTTTACAGGATAAGGTATCGGATATCTCGCTGAATATGCTGCAAAGATATTATGATTACGATATTACACTCAGTAAATTTTATAGAGATGGCGGCAAAGAAGTGATGGAGCAGTACATCCCACGGGTCATGGCTTTGGTTGATTCGTACCTGGAACGTACGCGACTAGTTGGACTGTTGCCTGAGTGTGATCCTAACGATGAACGCACGATGGAGCGCATCCTGTTTCGCAAAGCAGTCTATGATGATTCGATCTATGGAAGATCGGTATCGTTCAGATATATGCCCATAGGTGAACAGGCTGAATTTGTGCAGATGGTCACGCGGATCTATCGATGTACTGAAAATAAACTTCGTGAACTGCTCGGATTCAGAGGCCGATTGCGAGGACAGACTCTTGAACCCGAACTTGCAAATCTGATTGAACGTTACCTGGACAAAACATATGCGATCGAGCAGGCGGAGTCTGTGGAACAACCGGTGATTCGTATTGATTCAGAGAAACTGGCATCGTTACAGCAGGAAAGTGAGTACGTGCGATTGGCGCTTACAATTGAGGATGAGCACCCTTCTGAAGTGAAGGATGAAGAGGATAACAACGCAAATGTTACAAGTAATCCATTCGATGTACTGGAAGCAAGGAATGAGATCACTCCAACTGAAGGTTCCATGGAGTCGGAGCCATCCGCAGTAGAGATTGCAACAGGAGCGCAAGTAGAATCTATTAGGTTGCAGTGGGACGAGTCTACTGAGGCTGATCTGGATGAAGAATGGTTGCTTTTTGCCCAGGAACTTTCCCCTCAGCAGGTGCAAACGATTCATGTTTTACTTGGTGCAAATTCTGATACGGAGCTGATGCGTCTGGCTGAGCAATATGGAACGATGCCTACGCTTCTACTGGATGAAATTAATGATGTAGCTATGGAAACGATCGGTGATCTTCTGATTGATGGTGATCGGATTGTTCCTGATTATATAGATGTGTTCGAACATGTGAAGAGGTGA
- a CDS encoding ATP-binding protein, whose translation MTELKIPKRLTTALVNSLTAGVVPRIGLEQIAVGRKPEVEAILRDMDNIAEGGAAFKLITGRYGSGKSFLLQMIRNYAMDRDFVVADADLSPERRLVGTKGQGLATYRELMTRLSTRTRPDGGALEPILQKWIAGLQQSTMQSQNLRPDDPALPLEVEKQIYAVTGEMQNLVHGFDFAKVLASYWNGYKLADDDRKQAALRWLRGEFATKTEAKKELAVGVIIDDDNWYDYFKLWSEFTARIGYKGLLLFIDEAVNLYKITNSVSRQSNYEKLLTMFNDTMQGKAEHLGIFVGGTPQFVEDERRGLYSYEALRSRLIDGRYAAKAYANYTGPILKLAMLSHEEILILLQKLRQIHALHFGYSASLTDEQLVDFMQTAVNRLGADELLTTREVVRDFMDVLHTLHQNPEVTYTQLLGERVAQPQETGKGEDASANTDDLDDFLAEFEL comes from the coding sequence GTGACAGAACTTAAAATACCAAAGCGGCTGACCACCGCACTTGTAAATTCATTAACGGCGGGTGTTGTCCCGCGCATAGGACTGGAGCAGATTGCTGTTGGTCGGAAACCGGAAGTGGAAGCCATCTTGCGGGATATGGACAATATTGCGGAGGGTGGCGCTGCGTTTAAACTCATTACTGGCCGTTACGGTAGCGGTAAAAGCTTTCTTTTGCAGATGATTCGTAACTATGCGATGGACCGTGATTTCGTTGTGGCAGATGCGGATCTGTCACCTGAGCGACGATTGGTGGGAACCAAAGGGCAGGGACTTGCTACATATCGCGAACTGATGACTCGTCTGTCTACACGCACACGCCCGGATGGGGGAGCGTTGGAGCCAATTTTGCAAAAATGGATCGCAGGGTTGCAACAATCCACGATGCAGAGTCAGAACCTGCGCCCGGATGATCCCGCTCTGCCGCTTGAGGTAGAGAAGCAGATCTATGCAGTGACGGGGGAAATGCAGAATCTGGTCCACGGCTTTGATTTTGCCAAGGTACTGGCGTCATACTGGAACGGGTACAAGCTGGCAGATGATGATCGCAAACAGGCGGCGCTTCGCTGGCTTCGAGGAGAGTTTGCAACCAAAACGGAAGCAAAAAAAGAACTGGCTGTTGGGGTTATCATTGACGATGACAACTGGTATGACTACTTCAAATTGTGGTCTGAATTCACAGCACGCATTGGTTACAAAGGATTGCTGTTGTTCATTGATGAAGCGGTGAATCTGTACAAAATTACAAACAGTGTCTCCCGTCAAAGCAACTATGAGAAATTGCTGACCATGTTCAATGATACGATGCAGGGCAAGGCAGAGCACCTGGGCATATTTGTAGGCGGTACGCCGCAATTTGTGGAGGATGAACGGCGCGGATTATACAGCTATGAAGCGCTTCGCTCCAGGCTTATTGATGGTCGTTATGCAGCCAAAGCGTATGCGAATTACACAGGTCCGATCCTGAAGTTGGCGATGTTATCGCATGAAGAGATTCTGATTCTGCTCCAGAAGCTGCGACAGATTCATGCCCTGCATTTTGGATACAGCGCAAGTCTGACGGATGAACAATTGGTTGATTTTATGCAAACGGCGGTGAACCGGCTGGGTGCGGATGAATTGCTGACCACGCGTGAAGTGGTACGCGACTTTATGGATGTATTGCACACGTTACACCAGAATCCCGAAGTGACATATACTCAATTACTTGGCGAGCGGGTTGCCCAACCTCAGGAAACGGGTAAAGGGGAAGATGCTTCAGCAAATACGGATGATCTGGACGATTTCCTGGCGGAGTTTGAATTATGA
- a CDS encoding DEAD/DEAH box helicase has protein sequence MSDNPFYRLAPFVQEFIYKKRWESLRPAQIEACNICFHTPHHMLIAAGTASGKTEAAFFPALTELYERPSKSVGILYIGPLKALINDQFERLKDLLSEGNIPVWHWHGDVPQAEKTKLMKNPSGVLQITPESLEGLLMNRPNAIPALFHDLRYVIIDEVHAFMGADRGIQVLSELARIERMAGCAPRRVGLSATLSDYDAATSWLAAGTQQGVDVVSSPGGRKLRLRVEHFSFPDAQDEEQAEQLHNARKAYYDFIYESTHRKKALIFTNSRTDAEVTILEMRRVAARRQERDVFHVHHGSISAMLREETEAALRTGSGPAVAAATVTLELGIDLGELERVVQLGAPYSASSFVQRLGRSGRREDMASEMLFVCPEEEDEEAQLPARMPWTLMRAIAVIELYVKTKWVEPLEARKMPIGVLYHQTMSMLKSMGEAEPRDLAEAILSLAPFALIRPDQYQVFLNYLIETDHLQWTEDRTLIIGLTGEKIVNNYRFYAVFKDDEEHKVLNGSEEIGSITTVPPPGYCFSLAGKLWKVEEVDHKHKAVYVKSAKGKVDTLWLGAGGDIHTSVVQKMREVLSDSVIYPYLSPQAVNRLERARRLARESGLLKQVVIPAGGDSMYVLPWVGSKSFRTLERLMKHNLFKKLALRSVVPMEPYYFVVSGKVDERTLLAEIMSECRTAEDASALLAEDEAPYLGKYDEFVAPPLIREAFAVDGLDLDGLKAGLKQTLEWDSSGSNRI, from the coding sequence ATGAGTGATAATCCGTTCTATCGGCTGGCGCCGTTTGTTCAGGAATTTATTTATAAAAAAAGATGGGAATCGCTTCGTCCTGCCCAGATTGAGGCATGCAATATCTGTTTTCATACCCCGCATCATATGCTGATTGCGGCGGGAACGGCCTCTGGCAAGACGGAGGCGGCTTTTTTTCCTGCATTGACCGAGCTGTATGAGCGGCCTTCCAAATCGGTTGGCATTTTGTATATTGGACCTCTGAAAGCCCTGATTAATGATCAATTCGAACGTCTTAAGGATCTGTTATCTGAAGGAAATATTCCGGTTTGGCATTGGCACGGGGACGTACCTCAGGCGGAGAAAACAAAACTGATGAAAAATCCGTCCGGTGTGCTCCAGATAACGCCTGAATCGCTGGAAGGTCTGCTCATGAATCGACCAAATGCAATCCCGGCACTGTTTCATGACCTGCGGTATGTCATTATCGATGAGGTGCATGCTTTCATGGGAGCGGATCGGGGGATTCAAGTACTCAGCGAACTGGCCAGAATCGAGCGTATGGCTGGCTGTGCACCGCGAAGAGTGGGCTTGTCCGCTACACTTAGTGACTATGACGCGGCTACATCTTGGCTTGCTGCCGGAACGCAGCAGGGGGTGGATGTGGTCTCTTCCCCGGGCGGTCGCAAGCTGCGACTGCGGGTGGAACATTTCTCTTTTCCAGATGCGCAGGACGAGGAGCAGGCGGAGCAGCTTCATAACGCACGCAAAGCCTACTACGACTTCATTTATGAGAGCACACATCGTAAAAAAGCGTTGATCTTCACCAACAGCCGCACAGATGCTGAAGTCACCATTCTTGAGATGCGACGGGTCGCGGCTCGCAGGCAGGAACGTGATGTGTTCCATGTGCATCATGGAAGTATCTCGGCCATGCTGAGGGAAGAGACGGAAGCTGCCCTACGCACCGGATCGGGGCCCGCGGTTGCTGCGGCAACGGTCACGCTTGAATTGGGCATCGATCTGGGCGAACTGGAACGTGTGGTTCAGCTCGGTGCACCGTATAGTGCTTCGAGCTTTGTACAGCGTCTGGGACGTTCAGGGAGACGAGAGGATATGGCATCAGAGATGCTTTTTGTATGTCCGGAGGAAGAGGACGAGGAAGCGCAATTGCCAGCACGTATGCCCTGGACGTTGATGCGTGCGATTGCTGTTATCGAACTATATGTAAAAACGAAGTGGGTCGAGCCGCTTGAAGCTCGCAAAATGCCCATAGGTGTGCTCTACCATCAGACGATGAGCATGTTGAAAAGTATGGGGGAGGCGGAGCCGAGAGATCTTGCAGAAGCCATCCTTTCATTGGCTCCATTTGCGTTGATTAGACCTGATCAATATCAGGTTTTCCTGAATTACCTGATTGAGACGGATCATCTGCAATGGACAGAGGATCGAACATTGATTATCGGTCTGACTGGTGAGAAAATCGTGAATAATTATCGCTTCTATGCGGTGTTTAAGGATGATGAGGAACATAAAGTACTAAACGGCTCGGAAGAGATTGGTTCGATTACAACCGTACCCCCACCGGGCTATTGCTTCTCGCTCGCAGGCAAACTGTGGAAAGTGGAAGAGGTCGATCACAAGCACAAGGCTGTGTATGTGAAGTCAGCAAAAGGTAAAGTAGATACGTTATGGCTTGGAGCGGGAGGAGATATTCATACGTCGGTGGTACAGAAAATGCGTGAAGTGTTGTCCGACTCCGTGATCTATCCCTACCTGTCGCCACAAGCCGTCAATCGACTTGAACGGGCACGCCGCCTAGCTCGTGAAAGCGGACTGTTGAAGCAGGTCGTCATTCCGGCAGGGGGAGATTCGATGTACGTTCTTCCTTGGGTGGGGAGTAAATCATTCCGTACATTGGAGCGCCTGATGAAGCATAATCTGTTCAAGAAACTTGCCTTGCGTTCGGTTGTGCCCATGGAGCCATATTATTTTGTAGTGTCCGGCAAGGTAGATGAACGAACATTGTTAGCCGAGATTATGAGTGAGTGTCGGACGGCTGAAGACGCATCTGCGTTACTGGCTGAAGATGAAGCGCCTTATCTGGGCAAGTATGATGAATTTGTCGCGCCGCCTTTGATCCGTGAGGCTTTTGCCGTAGATGGGCTGGATCTGGATGGATTGAAGGCAGGTTTAAAGCAAACATTGGAGTGGGACTCCTCAGGCTCCAACCGGATATGA
- a CDS encoding DMT family transporter produces MKYYLSVLAGAMSYGILSTIVVLAYGEGYKLGEVVGAQLITGFLLSWMLALYTKFRTKRKSQANGKASGAVAQVFKRLTWKQRLILMAAGTPTVITGLVYYQSLRYIPASLAIILLFQFTWISVLIQAISKRQRPDKVTFLTLIILFGGTLLAAGFLEQGLGEFNGLGIALGLMAAVSYSLFVLFSGKAVPSAHPAFRSAWMVTGGLILLCILFPPTFLFNGLIWSQLLVFGLLLGFFGAFIPPVLFAIGVPHIGGDMAGILGAVELPIAVLLSSIVLHEHVSGLQWFGVIIVLIGVALPELYKLRMRRSRNTPIYS; encoded by the coding sequence ATGAAATATTATCTGTCCGTTCTCGCGGGAGCGATGAGCTATGGCATATTATCCACGATTGTGGTTCTGGCGTACGGCGAAGGATATAAACTTGGAGAGGTTGTGGGAGCACAGCTGATCACAGGTTTTCTTCTATCCTGGATGCTGGCGCTATACACAAAATTTAGAACAAAACGTAAGTCACAGGCAAATGGCAAAGCATCAGGAGCCGTGGCACAGGTATTCAAACGGTTGACGTGGAAACAACGTCTGATATTGATGGCTGCTGGAACACCAACGGTAATTACTGGTCTCGTGTATTATCAGTCTTTACGTTATATCCCGGCTTCACTTGCCATTATCCTGTTGTTCCAGTTCACATGGATTAGCGTATTGATTCAGGCGATAAGCAAACGTCAACGTCCAGACAAAGTCACGTTCCTGACGTTGATCATTCTGTTTGGTGGAACCTTGCTGGCAGCGGGTTTCCTGGAACAAGGATTGGGTGAGTTCAACGGTCTGGGTATTGCTCTTGGTCTAATGGCAGCCGTAAGTTATTCCTTGTTTGTATTATTCAGTGGCAAAGCGGTTCCTTCAGCGCATCCAGCCTTCCGCAGTGCGTGGATGGTTACAGGCGGATTGATCCTGCTGTGCATTTTGTTCCCACCGACATTCCTCTTTAACGGATTGATCTGGAGCCAGTTGCTTGTATTTGGATTGCTGCTTGGATTCTTCGGGGCTTTCATTCCACCAGTACTGTTCGCTATCGGCGTTCCGCATATTGGTGGTGACATGGCCGGAATCCTGGGTGCAGTGGAGCTTCCAATTGCAGTATTGTTATCCTCAATCGTGCTCCATGAGCATGTCAGCGGATTGCAATGGTTCGGAGTCATTATTGTGCTCATTGGTGTAGCCCTGCCAGAGTTGTATAAATTACGAATGAGAAGAAGTCGGAATACACCGATCTATTCCTGA
- a CDS encoding cupredoxin domain-containing protein: MKSWFGKTWPWLTLGLTVVVLLGSFLVYFMGKDLSPGSGSAVTAQAETAEDLKGYEVIDVDVSNDGFGPDVIEVKAGVPTKINFILTRSVTHVKSVGSQKLGMDLYMQKGPNYYTVDKDLPKGEYEIHCGMYMIYATIKVV, from the coding sequence ATGAAAAGCTGGTTTGGAAAAACATGGCCTTGGTTAACACTGGGCCTGACCGTTGTTGTATTGCTTGGATCATTTTTGGTTTATTTTATGGGCAAAGACCTATCCCCGGGATCGGGAAGTGCTGTAACTGCACAAGCCGAGACAGCGGAGGATTTGAAGGGATATGAAGTCATTGATGTGGACGTGAGCAACGATGGTTTTGGACCAGACGTTATCGAGGTGAAAGCTGGCGTACCGACCAAAATCAACTTTATTCTGACCCGGTCGGTGACACATGTGAAATCAGTGGGATCACAAAAGCTTGGCATGGATCTATACATGCAAAAGGGACCCAATTATTATACGGTCGACAAAGATCTGCCCAAGGGAGAATATGAGATCCATTGCGGCATGTACATGATATATGCAACGATTAAGGTCGTATAA
- a CDS encoding SDR family oxidoreductase produces the protein MKALFIGGTGTISTAITEMLAQQGCELYLINRGNQNVDLPSEVNVLQADINDETRVAELIADLEFDVVADFIAFVPSQLERDYRLFKDKTKQFIFISSASAYQTPLADYRITEGTPLSNPYWEYSRNKIACEDYLMKQYREHGFPVTIVRPSHTYGDKSVPLGVHGAQGSWQVLKRIREGKPVIIHGDGTSLWTITHNTDFAKGFIGLMGNIHAIGESVHITSDESVTWNQIHEIIADVLGVKLHAVHVPSEFLAACSDQDLRGGLLGDKANTVVFDNSKLKRLVPDFVATTRADQGIRRTIEHILAHPELQTEDPEFDGWCDKVVGALDEALLKIRDEK, from the coding sequence ATGAAAGCGCTATTTATTGGAGGGACAGGCACCATCAGTACGGCCATTACGGAGATGCTTGCACAGCAAGGCTGTGAACTGTATTTAATTAATCGCGGCAATCAGAACGTTGACTTACCTAGTGAGGTCAACGTACTTCAAGCGGACATTAATGACGAGACACGTGTAGCGGAACTGATAGCTGATCTGGAATTTGATGTTGTGGCGGATTTTATCGCTTTTGTACCGTCTCAATTGGAGCGAGATTACCGTTTGTTCAAGGATAAAACCAAGCAGTTTATTTTTATAAGTTCAGCATCCGCGTATCAGACACCTTTGGCTGATTACCGGATTACGGAAGGTACGCCCTTATCGAATCCATATTGGGAGTATTCTCGCAACAAGATTGCCTGTGAAGACTATCTGATGAAACAATACCGCGAGCATGGGTTTCCTGTGACCATCGTGCGTCCGAGTCATACGTATGGCGACAAATCGGTACCTCTCGGTGTTCATGGTGCTCAAGGCAGCTGGCAGGTTCTCAAGCGTATCCGTGAAGGCAAACCCGTTATCATCCACGGAGATGGCACCTCACTGTGGACCATTACGCACAATACTGATTTTGCCAAAGGGTTTATCGGGCTTATGGGAAATATTCATGCCATTGGTGAATCGGTACATATCACCTCGGATGAATCCGTCACCTGGAATCAGATTCATGAGATTATAGCTGACGTGTTGGGCGTTAAGCTTCATGCGGTACATGTACCCTCTGAGTTCTTGGCAGCATGTAGCGATCAGGATCTTCGCGGCGGATTGCTGGGTGACAAAGCCAATACCGTTGTGTTTGATAACAGCAAGCTGAAGCGGCTTGTTCCGGATTTTGTAGCAACGACAAGAGCAGATCAGGGCATTCGACGTACGATTGAGCATATTCTGGCGCACCCTGAATTACAGACCGAAGATCCGGAATTTGATGGTTGGTGTGACAAGGTCGTTGGCGCATTGGACGAAGCGTTATTAAAGATCAGAGATGAGAAATGA